From Deinococcus aquaticus, one genomic window encodes:
- a CDS encoding Maf family nucleotide pyrophosphatase — protein sequence MTGVSGGADLTAPRVVLASGSPRRRELLGGLGVTFEVIVSGEDEDSTQTDPHALAAELALLKGRSVARAHPDAVVLAADTVVAVGAALLAKPATAAENEAFLRELSGRTHDVYTGVAALHGAAESVEVARTRVTFRTLDDAEIAHYAATGEGLDKAGGYGIQGLGMALVERLDGEYSNVVGFPLSVVIRLLRGAGVPVWGSLRGAAPPVEVAGA from the coding sequence ATGACGGGCGTTTCAGGCGGCGCGGACCTCACCGCGCCGCGGGTGGTGCTGGCGTCCGGCAGTCCCCGGCGGCGTGAGCTGCTGGGCGGGCTGGGCGTGACCTTCGAGGTGATCGTCAGCGGCGAGGACGAGGACAGCACCCAGACGGACCCGCACGCGCTGGCAGCGGAGCTGGCGCTGCTCAAGGGCCGCTCGGTGGCGCGCGCGCACCCGGACGCCGTGGTCCTCGCGGCGGATACGGTGGTCGCGGTGGGCGCGGCGCTGCTGGCCAAGCCGGCCACGGCCGCCGAGAACGAGGCGTTCCTGCGGGAACTGTCGGGCCGCACGCATGACGTGTACACCGGCGTGGCAGCCCTGCACGGCGCGGCCGAATCGGTCGAGGTGGCCCGCACCCGCGTGACCTTCCGCACGCTGGACGACGCGGAAATCGCGCATTACGCCGCGACGGGCGAGGGGCTGGACAAGGCCGGCGGGTACGGCATCCAGGGCCTGGGGATGGCGCTGGTCGAGCGTCTGGACGGCGAGTACTCGAACGTGGTGGGCTTTCCGCTGTCGGTCGTGATCCGCCTGCTGCGCGGGGCGGGCGTGCCCGTGTGGGGCAGCCTGCGCGGCGCCGCGCCGCCCGTGGAGGTCGCCGGGGCGTGA
- a CDS encoding thioredoxin domain-containing protein, whose translation MNRLAQESSPYLAQHADNPVDWWPWGQEAFAEAARRGVPVLLSVGYSTCHWCHVMAHESFEDEATAAFMNRHFVNVKVDREERPDVDAVYMAATQAMTGQGGWPMTVFLTDAGEPFYAGTYFPPQDGHGLPSFMRVMGSVERAWREERDKLLGNAQALTEHVREAAQPRPSVGSFGPELLERGVENLRRAFDADRGGFGGAPKFPAPTTLDFLLTRADGRHMALHTLRRMLAGGLHDQLGGGFHRYSVDDAWRVPHFEKMLYDNAQLTRTLLRAYQVSGDGAFAQAARAALEYLRREMLSPDGGFYSAQDADTHTEHGGVEGLTFTWTSAEVQAALAAGGPGHEEDAALIARHLGITDPGNFEDPHQRSYGRRSVPFVAAPVPDLAAELGQPEADVQARLDGLKARLLTARQARTQPGTDDKVLTSWNGLALAAFADAARILREPTYLEVAHRNADFVRAHLRQPDGTLRHVWSGAQARVDGLLEDHALYALGLIALFQAGGDPADLHWARELWQITQRDFWNDEAGVFMASGGRAEALLTRQAQGFDSAVISDNAAGALLALWMDRYFALPGAEDTARRTVQSFRDDMLAATGGFGGLWQAAAFLHAPHTEVAIIGTPGERAPLEAVAARHALPFTALAFTEAGGDLPVLEARPGGGLGFVCVNRTCDLPTRDAAAFDAQLARLNS comes from the coding sequence ATGAACCGACTGGCCCAGGAAAGCAGTCCGTACCTCGCGCAGCACGCCGACAACCCGGTGGACTGGTGGCCGTGGGGCCAGGAGGCGTTCGCGGAGGCGGCGCGGCGCGGCGTGCCGGTGCTGCTGTCCGTGGGGTACTCGACGTGCCACTGGTGTCACGTGATGGCGCACGAGAGTTTTGAGGACGAGGCGACGGCGGCGTTCATGAACCGGCACTTCGTGAACGTGAAGGTGGACCGTGAGGAGCGCCCGGACGTGGACGCGGTGTACATGGCGGCCACGCAGGCCATGACCGGACAGGGCGGCTGGCCCATGACGGTGTTCCTGACGGACGCGGGCGAGCCGTTCTACGCCGGGACGTACTTCCCGCCGCAGGACGGGCACGGCCTGCCGAGTTTCATGCGGGTCATGGGCAGCGTGGAGCGCGCGTGGCGTGAGGAGCGAGACAAACTGCTGGGGAACGCGCAGGCGCTGACCGAGCACGTGCGCGAGGCCGCCCAGCCCCGCCCGTCCGTGGGGTCGTTCGGGCCGGAGTTGCTGGAGCGGGGCGTGGAGAACCTGCGCCGCGCGTTCGACGCGGACCGTGGGGGCTTCGGCGGGGCGCCGAAATTCCCGGCCCCGACCACCCTGGATTTCCTGCTGACCCGCGCGGACGGGCGGCACATGGCGCTGCACACGCTGCGGCGCATGCTGGCGGGCGGCCTGCACGACCAGCTAGGCGGCGGCTTTCACCGCTACAGCGTGGACGATGCGTGGCGGGTGCCGCACTTCGAGAAGATGCTGTACGACAACGCGCAGCTCACACGGACCCTGCTGCGCGCCTATCAGGTCAGCGGTGACGGGGCGTTCGCGCAGGCGGCGCGGGCCGCGCTGGAGTACCTGCGCCGCGAGATGCTCTCCCCGGACGGCGGCTTCTACAGCGCGCAGGACGCCGACACGCACACCGAGCACGGCGGCGTGGAGGGCCTGACGTTCACCTGGACGTCCGCCGAGGTGCAGGCCGCGCTGGCGGCTGGCGGGCCGGGCCACGAGGAGGATGCGGCGCTGATCGCGCGGCACCTGGGCATCACGGACCCCGGTAACTTCGAGGACCCTCACCAGCGCTCGTACGGGCGGCGCAGCGTACCGTTCGTGGCTGCGCCCGTGCCGGATCTGGCAGCCGAACTGGGCCAGCCAGAAGCGGACGTGCAGGCCCGCCTGGACGGCCTGAAAGCCCGCCTGCTGACGGCGCGGCAGGCGCGGACGCAGCCCGGCACGGACGACAAGGTCCTGACCTCCTGGAACGGGCTGGCGCTGGCGGCCTTCGCGGACGCGGCGCGCATCCTGCGCGAACCTACGTACCTGGAGGTCGCGCACCGCAACGCCGATTTCGTGCGCGCGCACCTGCGCCAGCCGGACGGCACGCTGCGGCACGTCTGGAGCGGCGCCCAGGCGCGGGTGGACGGCCTGCTGGAGGATCACGCGCTGTACGCGCTGGGACTGATCGCGCTGTTCCAGGCAGGCGGTGACCCCGCCGACCTGCACTGGGCGCGCGAGCTGTGGCAGATCACGCAGCGGGACTTCTGGAACGACGAGGCGGGCGTGTTCATGGCGTCCGGCGGGCGGGCCGAGGCGCTACTGACCCGGCAGGCGCAAGGCTTCGACAGCGCCGTGATCAGCGACAACGCCGCCGGGGCGCTGCTGGCCCTGTGGATGGACCGCTACTTCGCCCTGCCCGGGGCCGAGGACACGGCCCGGCGCACCGTGCAGAGCTTCCGTGACGACATGCTGGCCGCCACCGGGGGCTTCGGGGGACTGTGGCAGGCCGCCGCGTTCCTGCACGCCCCGCACACCGAGGTCGCCATCATCGGCACGCCCGGGGAACGCGCGCCGCTGGAGGCGGTCGCGGCCCGTCACGCGCTGCCGTTCACGGCGCTGGCCTTCACGGAGGCGGGCGGTGACCTGCCCGTGCTGGAGGCCCGGCCCGGCGGCGGCCTGGGCTTCGTGTGCGTGAACCGCACCTGCGACCTGCCCACCCGGGACGCGGCCGCGTTCGACGCGCAACTGGCCCGCCTGAACAGCTGA
- a CDS encoding peroxiredoxin, with translation MTDQPTPPQAGQPFPAFALPDAQGHTHALTDYAGKYVVLYVYPKDDTPGCTKEACDFRDNAALKVLGAAILGVSADDAGSHASFAEKYSLPFPLLSDDGAAFLRQVGSYGTKNMYGKVTEGIKRQTFLIAPDGTLVKSWLAVKVDGHADHVAAAIEKHRAQETA, from the coding sequence ATGACCGACCAACCCACCCCGCCGCAGGCCGGCCAGCCGTTCCCCGCCTTCGCCCTGCCCGACGCCCAGGGCCACACGCACGCCCTGACTGACTACGCCGGGAAGTACGTGGTGCTGTACGTGTACCCCAAGGACGACACGCCCGGCTGCACGAAAGAAGCCTGCGACTTCCGCGACAACGCCGCCCTGAAGGTCCTGGGGGCCGCCATCCTGGGCGTCAGCGCTGACGACGCCGGCAGCCACGCCAGCTTCGCCGAGAAGTACTCGCTGCCCTTCCCGCTCCTGAGCGACGACGGCGCGGCCTTCCTGCGCCAGGTCGGGTCGTACGGCACCAAGAACATGTACGGCAAGGTCACCGAGGGCATCAAACGCCAGACGTTCCTGATCGCCCCGGACGGTACCCTGGTGAAATCCTGGCTGGCCGTGAAAGTCGACGGGCACGCCGACCACGTGGCCGCCGCCATCGAGAAACACCGCGCCCAGGAAACCGCGTGA
- the mreC gene encoding rod shape-determining protein MreC — MSEGRKLLLVTLGLLFLSMVTTRFQVVAPSALRGGTAPITRASVVVADNIRRAYVTLVDERDLSREVGKLGKQNDVLRQQNELLQREVSRLKQVMNITTTQAPNALGIAQVIAVDPSPLLARLDLNIGSQDGVRLRMPVTVPAGLVGQITDVSDHRSTVVALVDPESSVGVTLQGNKGGRGLARGVPPDRLRAEFSRSVPIKVGDVLVTNSLGGVFPVGIRVGTVEKVLPLGPNDISRTVIVKPSVDVGVVEDVTLLEGL; from the coding sequence GTGAGCGAGGGCCGTAAACTCCTGCTGGTCACGCTGGGCCTGCTATTTCTCAGCATGGTCACCACCCGGTTTCAGGTGGTGGCGCCGTCGGCCCTGCGGGGAGGTACGGCTCCCATCACGCGGGCGTCGGTCGTGGTGGCCGACAACATCCGCCGGGCATACGTGACGCTGGTCGATGAACGGGACCTGTCGCGCGAGGTCGGAAAGCTGGGCAAGCAGAACGACGTGCTGCGCCAGCAGAACGAACTGTTGCAGCGCGAGGTCTCACGACTCAAGCAGGTGATGAACATCACGACCACGCAGGCTCCGAACGCACTGGGGATCGCGCAGGTGATCGCCGTGGATCCCAGCCCCCTGCTGGCGCGGCTGGACCTGAACATCGGGTCGCAGGACGGTGTGCGGCTGCGTATGCCGGTCACCGTTCCCGCCGGACTGGTCGGGCAGATCACGGACGTGTCGGATCACCGCTCGACGGTCGTGGCACTGGTGGACCCGGAAAGCAGCGTGGGCGTCACGCTCCAGGGCAACAAGGGTGGGCGCGGGCTGGCGCGCGGCGTGCCGCCGGACCGGCTGCGCGCCGAATTCTCGCGCAGCGTGCCCATCAAGGTCGGGGACGTGCTGGTCACGAACAGTCTGGGCGGCGTCTTCCCGGTCGGGATCCGGGTGGGCACGGTCGAGAAGGTGCTGCCGCTCGGCCCGAACGACATCAGCCGGACCGTCATCGTGAAACCCAGCGTGGACGTGGGCGTGGTCGAGGACGTCACGCTGCTGGAGGGCCTGTGA
- the rpiA gene encoding ribose 5-phosphate isomerase A, which translates to MSADLEGLKKEAAIRAVALVGSGMRVGLGTGSTAKYAIEEIGRRLAAGELSGITGVATSEASDVLARQVGIPVEPLDPRPLDIAIDGADEIDPALNLIKGLGGALLREKLTEVQARQLVIIADHTKVVTRIGEKAPLPIEIARFGFLSTIERLRAVLSAGRLRQNGAQPYVTDNGNLIFDAQIPEGHDIHALERQLKGTLGVIDTGLFLGMAQIAFVAAPGGVQELRPQ; encoded by the coding sequence GTGAGCGCCGACCTGGAAGGTCTGAAAAAGGAAGCTGCCATTCGCGCCGTCGCCCTGGTCGGCAGCGGCATGCGCGTGGGCCTGGGCACTGGCAGCACCGCCAAGTACGCCATCGAGGAGATCGGCCGCCGACTGGCCGCCGGTGAACTGAGCGGCATAACCGGCGTCGCCACCAGCGAGGCCAGTGACGTGCTGGCCCGGCAGGTCGGCATTCCCGTCGAACCGCTCGACCCGCGCCCGCTGGACATCGCCATCGACGGCGCCGATGAGATCGACCCGGCCCTGAACCTGATCAAGGGCCTGGGCGGCGCGCTGCTGCGCGAGAAACTCACCGAGGTGCAGGCCCGGCAACTGGTGATCATCGCCGACCACACCAAGGTCGTGACCCGCATCGGCGAGAAAGCCCCGCTGCCCATCGAGATCGCCCGCTTCGGGTTCCTGAGCACCATCGAACGCCTGCGCGCCGTGCTGAGCGCCGGTCGCCTGCGCCAGAACGGCGCGCAACCCTACGTCACCGACAACGGCAACCTGATCTTCGACGCGCAGATTCCCGAAGGTCACGACATCCACGCGCTGGAACGGCAGCTGAAAGGCACCCTCGGCGTGATCGACACCGGCCTGTTCCTGGGCATGGCGCAGATAGCGTTTGTCGCCGCGCCCGGCGGCGTGCAGGAACTCCGCCCGCAGTAA
- a CDS encoding Rod shape-determining protein MreD translates to MRNAYPVPRGPLRWVKLLVYAALLIAAQGVLSRLSDAAGIPAPDLFLLTGAALVWRLPPAWALAAAYGVGLGQDLLGSGTLGLHAAGVMGGALLALLVRRYVADSGLFQSLLTVLLAVTGEWLAFLLLNYWLRADLITVELLRTTVPLLLAGTLVVFPLWDRLVSWTFGSRSGPEEQLA, encoded by the coding sequence ATGAGAAACGCCTACCCTGTCCCGCGCGGTCCGCTGCGCTGGGTCAAACTGCTTGTGTACGCCGCGCTGCTGATCGCCGCGCAGGGCGTGCTGTCGCGCCTGTCGGACGCCGCCGGGATTCCTGCGCCGGACCTGTTCCTGCTGACGGGCGCGGCGCTGGTGTGGCGGCTGCCGCCCGCCTGGGCCCTGGCCGCCGCGTACGGCGTGGGGCTGGGTCAGGACCTGCTGGGCAGCGGCACGTTGGGCCTGCACGCGGCGGGCGTCATGGGCGGCGCGCTGCTGGCGCTGCTGGTACGGCGCTACGTGGCCGATAGCGGGCTGTTCCAGTCGCTGCTGACGGTCCTGCTGGCCGTGACCGGCGAGTGGCTGGCCTTCCTGCTCCTGAACTACTGGCTGCGCGCGGACCTGATCACGGTGGAGCTCCTCCGCACGACCGTGCCGCTGCTGCTGGCGGGCACGCTGGTCGTCTTCCCGCTGTGGGACCGGCTGGTGTCGTGGACCTTCGGTTCGCGCAGCGGTCCCGAGGAGCAGCTCGCGTGA
- a CDS encoding transglutaminase-like domain-containing protein — MSEPTRATLPESQPEFLNPVRIRAGFRLTFDVPFPTPMLFVVQPADRLHPTGTRQRIVQQQALGEAQGIHTFTDQHGNTIWRALAPAGTFTLGHDLIAEITRNPDPILPDLPKTPVEALPDETIAYLLPSRYVDSDLISNDAWTRFGNIQGGWATVQAISEFLYASCRYGAGSTSSTTASQALDSGRAVCRDFAHMGVAYCRALNIPARYVCGYLPDIDIKPDPVPMDFHAWFEAFIDGQWRTFDARHNRPRAGRIIIAQGRDASDVAFTTTFGNARLTSMTVWADEAPDGMTLNDPPNPRVF; from the coding sequence ATGTCCGAGCCCACACGCGCGACCCTCCCGGAATCACAGCCCGAGTTCCTGAACCCCGTCCGGATTCGCGCGGGCTTCCGCCTGACCTTCGACGTACCGTTCCCCACGCCCATGCTGTTCGTCGTGCAGCCCGCCGACCGCTTGCACCCCACCGGCACCCGCCAGCGCATCGTGCAGCAGCAGGCACTGGGCGAGGCGCAGGGCATTCACACCTTCACGGACCAGCACGGCAACACCATCTGGCGCGCCCTGGCCCCCGCCGGCACGTTCACGCTGGGGCACGACCTGATCGCCGAGATCACCCGCAACCCCGACCCCATCCTGCCGGACCTGCCGAAAACCCCCGTGGAAGCCCTGCCGGACGAGACCATCGCGTACCTGCTGCCCAGCCGCTACGTGGACAGCGACCTGATCAGCAACGACGCCTGGACCCGCTTCGGGAACATTCAGGGCGGGTGGGCCACCGTGCAGGCCATCAGCGAATTCCTGTACGCCAGTTGCCGGTACGGGGCCGGCAGCACCAGCAGCACCACCGCCAGTCAGGCGCTCGACAGTGGCCGGGCCGTGTGCCGGGACTTCGCGCACATGGGCGTCGCGTACTGCCGCGCCCTGAACATTCCCGCCCGGTATGTGTGCGGGTACCTGCCCGACATCGACATCAAGCCCGACCCGGTCCCCATGGACTTCCACGCGTGGTTCGAGGCGTTCATCGACGGGCAGTGGCGCACCTTCGACGCCCGCCACAACCGCCCCCGCGCCGGGCGCATCATCATCGCGCAGGGCCGTGACGCCTCGGACGTGGCCTTCACCACCACCTTCGGGAACGCCCGCCTGACCAGCATGACCGTCTGGGCCGACGAAGCCCCGGACGGCATGACCCTGAACGACCCGCCCAACCCGCGCGTGTTCTGA
- a CDS encoding arginine--tRNA ligase has translation MDLKAQLKQAVETAAAGLGAPLDVAIQETPATKPGDYGTPAAFQIAKTLGGNPVQVAQQLAQAVVLPQGISRVEAAGPFLNFFVDVAAFVRGVVEQPFAMPALGGKVVIEHTSVNPNKELHVGHLRNVVLGDSMARIFRAAGHTVEVQNYIDDTGRQAAESLFAAAHYGLTWDGLQKYDHWMGEGYVRLNADPAKAELEAGITAIMHRLEAGELRGEVEKIVHAHLQTCFRLGARYDLLAWESDVVGSGFLGHGLNILEGSPYTSHPTEGKFAGAFVMDVSAFMPNLEESNVVLRRTDGTAMYVAKDVGYQFWKFGLFEGMKFKPFTTDPEGNTIWTSAPDGQPDAEGRFGHAQEVINVIDSRQEHPQKIVKASLGVAGETEKEARSIHLSYAFVTLEGQTISGRKGVTVSADAAMDEAQTRALSALTELNPALAAREDAAEIARRIGTGAIRFAMLKAEPTRKIDFRWEQALALNGDTAPYVQYAAVRAANILRKGAEAGYATDGTGAAWDALPDIDLALAKTVAKLPEVVAQSVRAHSPHVVAQYALDLATAFNAWYNARDKQGKPATNVLASPEGLREARLALVARLRVAFEETLALIGIEIPAAM, from the coding sequence ATGGACCTCAAGGCTCAACTCAAACAGGCGGTCGAGACGGCGGCGGCCGGGCTCGGCGCGCCGCTCGACGTGGCAATTCAGGAAACCCCGGCCACCAAACCCGGCGATTACGGCACGCCCGCTGCGTTCCAGATCGCCAAGACGCTCGGCGGGAATCCCGTGCAGGTCGCGCAGCAGCTTGCCCAGGCAGTCGTGCTGCCCCAGGGCATCAGCCGCGTGGAGGCCGCCGGGCCGTTCCTGAACTTCTTCGTGGACGTGGCCGCGTTCGTGCGCGGCGTGGTCGAGCAGCCCTTCGCTATGCCCGCCCTGGGCGGCAAGGTCGTGATCGAGCACACCAGCGTCAACCCGAACAAGGAACTGCACGTGGGGCACCTGCGCAACGTGGTGCTGGGCGACTCCATGGCCCGCATCTTCCGTGCGGCCGGGCACACGGTCGAGGTGCAGAACTACATCGACGACACCGGCCGTCAGGCGGCCGAGAGCCTGTTCGCCGCCGCGCACTACGGCCTGACCTGGGACGGCCTTCAGAAGTACGACCACTGGATGGGCGAAGGCTACGTGCGCCTGAACGCCGACCCCGCCAAGGCCGAACTGGAGGCCGGAATCACGGCGATCATGCACCGCCTGGAAGCCGGTGAGCTGCGCGGAGAGGTCGAGAAGATCGTGCACGCGCACCTTCAGACCTGCTTCCGCCTGGGCGCCCGCTACGACCTGCTGGCCTGGGAGTCCGACGTGGTCGGCAGCGGCTTCCTCGGGCACGGCCTGAACATCCTGGAAGGCAGCCCGTACACCAGTCACCCCACCGAGGGCAAGTTCGCCGGGGCGTTCGTGATGGACGTCTCGGCCTTCATGCCCAACCTGGAGGAATCGAACGTGGTGCTGCGCCGCACGGACGGCACCGCCATGTACGTCGCCAAGGACGTGGGCTACCAGTTCTGGAAGTTCGGCCTGTTCGAGGGCATGAAGTTCAAGCCGTTCACCACCGACCCCGAAGGCAACACCATCTGGACCAGCGCCCCCGACGGCCAGCCCGACGCGGAAGGCCGCTTCGGGCACGCGCAGGAAGTCATCAACGTGATCGACTCCCGCCAGGAGCACCCGCAGAAGATCGTCAAGGCGTCCCTGGGCGTGGCCGGTGAGACCGAGAAGGAAGCGCGCAGCATCCACCTGTCGTACGCCTTCGTGACCCTCGAAGGGCAGACCATCAGCGGCCGCAAGGGTGTGACCGTCAGCGCCGACGCCGCCATGGACGAGGCGCAGACCCGCGCGCTTTCGGCCCTCACGGAACTCAACCCGGCTCTCGCCGCCCGCGAGGACGCCGCCGAGATCGCCCGCCGCATCGGCACCGGTGCCATCCGCTTCGCCATGCTGAAGGCCGAACCCACCCGCAAGATCGACTTCCGCTGGGAGCAGGCCCTCGCCCTGAACGGCGACACCGCCCCCTACGTGCAGTACGCCGCCGTGCGCGCCGCGAACATCCTGCGCAAGGGTGCCGAGGCCGGGTACGCCACCGACGGTACCGGCGCCGCCTGGGACGCCCTGCCCGACATCGACCTCGCGCTGGCCAAGACGGTCGCGAAACTCCCGGAAGTCGTCGCGCAGAGCGTCCGCGCGCACTCCCCGCACGTGGTAGCGCAGTACGCACTGGACCTCGCCACCGCCTTCAACGCCTGGTACAACGCCAGGGACAAGCAGGGCAAACCCGCCACGAACGTCCTGGCCAGCCCCGAGGGCCTGCGCGAAGCCCGCCTCGCCCTGGTGGCCCGCCTGCGCGTGGCCTTCGAGGAGACCCTGGCCCTGATCGGTATCGAGATTCCCGCCGCGATGTGA
- the deoC gene encoding deoxyribose-phosphate aldolase, with translation MKLAPYIDHTLLKPTATAGDIQKLCAEAREHSFYAVCINPVFIPLAKAELEGSGVKIATVCGFPLGAVSPDQKAVEARLSVEAGADEVDMVIHIGAALANDWDAVQADVRAVRRAIPDSVLKVIIETCYLNEDQKRGATEAAVLGGADFVKTSTGFGTGGATLDDVRLMAQVIAGRAQIKAAGGVRSAQDALDMIEAGATRLGTSGGVALVAGEQSGEGY, from the coding sequence GTGAAGCTTGCGCCGTACATTGACCATACCCTGCTTAAACCCACCGCCACCGCTGGCGATATTCAGAAACTGTGCGCCGAGGCCCGTGAGCATTCGTTCTACGCCGTATGCATCAACCCGGTGTTCATCCCGCTGGCGAAAGCCGAACTGGAAGGCAGCGGCGTGAAGATCGCGACCGTGTGCGGGTTCCCGCTGGGAGCCGTCAGCCCGGACCAGAAGGCCGTGGAGGCCCGCCTGAGCGTCGAGGCCGGCGCGGACGAGGTGGACATGGTGATTCATATCGGCGCGGCGCTGGCGAACGACTGGGACGCCGTGCAGGCCGACGTGCGCGCGGTGCGCCGCGCCATTCCGGACTCGGTGCTGAAGGTGATCATCGAGACCTGCTACCTGAATGAGGACCAGAAGCGCGGCGCGACCGAGGCGGCCGTGCTGGGCGGCGCGGACTTCGTGAAGACCAGCACGGGCTTCGGCACGGGCGGCGCGACCCTGGACGACGTTCGCCTGATGGCGCAGGTCATCGCGGGACGCGCGCAGATCAAGGCGGCGGGTGGCGTGCGCAGCGCCCAGGACGCGCTGGACATGATCGAGGCCGGGGCCACGCGCCTGGGCACGTCGGGCGGCGTGGCGCTGGTGGCGGGCGAGCAAAGCGGCGAGGGGTACTAA
- a CDS encoding penicillin-binding transpeptidase domain-containing protein — MSRAGEALDRRVRSRRRAAAKARTRRASQEGAARVKWTALTFSLGLLALGGRLYQLQIVQHDQFAVRSASNYQRDEVVPALRGEIRTRDGVLLATNRLAVDLVYTGRRNPSDPEQAIPSWDKIVYLAGIKPEALSGGQPREPDRQREAETVLARNIPQEKLSALYEYTVLVPSLELRERVERVYPEGKMAGHLLGYVQEATQKQIEEEGYTLGDLVGRSGLEYSLQETLQGKNGLKRREVTAGGKPQTERIITPGKKGQDVALTIDSTLQRTAERALREGLSDVNAGRAKYGKPAEPYTRGAVIAIDPRTNEILAMASSPAYDPNWFSRVPSPDPVAKNWAIDPNRPLAELDAVTTNRVVQAYNPGSVFKIATTLMYVEKWGNFTMNCAPSYYFGRARFNNWAHYSLGPVDGRKAVAFSCNPWYYDSAARAGPEAYSRQLKSRLTELGYNSETGVELVGEKTGLLLDVDDYTSPEAPWYPGFGLNMSIGQGDVLVTPAQVISVMSTIVNGGQKRPLTALKAVGGVPVPRKPAVNVVRNGNTDVFDLVKEGMSWTTSIPTGTSRHEVGPLLFPVRTGGKTGTAENGLSRRGGYAYTHAWYEGYGPLSSPNFAVVAFFQNGGEGSGPALKAVKKMFAARWCVTLNEQGSALPLNTQQPCTGELDQMHQVYKIRAQRASAAGAASGTQQP, encoded by the coding sequence GTGAGCCGCGCCGGGGAAGCCCTGGACCGCCGGGTCCGCAGTCGCCGCCGGGCGGCCGCGAAGGCCCGCACGCGGCGCGCGTCGCAGGAAGGAGCGGCGCGGGTCAAGTGGACGGCCCTGACCTTCAGCCTGGGCCTCCTGGCCCTGGGCGGCCGGCTGTACCAGTTGCAGATCGTGCAGCACGACCAGTTCGCGGTGCGTTCGGCCAGCAACTACCAGCGGGACGAGGTGGTGCCCGCCCTGCGCGGCGAGATCCGCACCCGCGACGGCGTGCTGCTGGCCACCAACCGGCTGGCCGTGGACCTCGTGTACACGGGCCGCCGCAACCCCAGCGATCCCGAGCAGGCGATTCCGTCGTGGGACAAGATCGTGTACCTGGCGGGCATCAAACCCGAGGCGCTCAGTGGCGGGCAGCCACGCGAACCGGACCGGCAACGCGAGGCGGAAACGGTCCTGGCGCGCAACATTCCCCAGGAGAAACTCTCGGCGCTATACGAGTACACGGTGCTGGTCCCCAGCCTGGAACTGCGCGAACGGGTCGAGCGGGTGTACCCGGAAGGCAAGATGGCCGGGCACCTGCTGGGCTACGTGCAGGAAGCCACACAGAAGCAGATCGAGGAGGAAGGCTACACGCTGGGCGACCTGGTGGGCCGCAGCGGACTGGAGTACAGCCTTCAGGAGACCCTGCAGGGCAAGAACGGCCTGAAACGCCGCGAGGTCACGGCGGGCGGAAAACCGCAGACCGAGCGGATCATCACGCCCGGCAAGAAGGGGCAGGACGTGGCGCTGACCATCGACTCGACCCTTCAGCGGACCGCCGAGCGGGCGCTGCGGGAGGGCCTGAGCGACGTGAACGCGGGCCGCGCGAAGTACGGCAAGCCCGCCGAGCCTTACACGCGCGGCGCGGTGATCGCCATTGACCCGCGCACCAACGAGATCCTGGCGATGGCCAGCAGTCCGGCGTACGACCCGAACTGGTTCTCGCGGGTGCCCAGCCCGGACCCGGTCGCCAAGAACTGGGCCATCGACCCGAACCGCCCCCTGGCGGAACTGGACGCCGTGACCACCAACCGCGTGGTGCAGGCGTACAACCCGGGCAGCGTGTTCAAGATCGCCACGACCCTGATGTACGTGGAGAAGTGGGGCAATTTCACGATGAACTGCGCGCCCTCGTACTACTTCGGGCGGGCGCGGTTCAACAACTGGGCGCACTACAGCCTGGGCCCGGTGGATGGCCGCAAGGCCGTGGCGTTCTCGTGCAACCCGTGGTACTACGATTCGGCGGCGCGAGCCGGTCCGGAGGCGTACTCGCGGCAGCTCAAGTCCCGCCTGACGGAACTGGGGTACAACAGCGAGACCGGCGTGGAACTGGTCGGCGAGAAGACCGGCCTGCTGCTCGACGTGGATGATTACACCAGTCCCGAAGCTCCGTGGTACCCGGGGTTCGGCCTGAACATGAGCATCGGTCAGGGGGACGTGCTGGTCACGCCCGCGCAGGTCATCTCGGTGATGTCCACCATCGTGAACGGCGGGCAGAAACGCCCCCTGACGGCCCTGAAAGCGGTCGGCGGGGTACCGGTTCCCCGCAAACCGGCCGTCAACGTGGTCCGCAACGGCAACACCGACGTGTTCGACTTGGTGAAGGAAGGCATGTCCTGGACGACCAGCATTCCCACCGGCACGTCCCGGCACGAGGTCGGCCCGCTGCTGTTCCCCGTACGGACCGGCGGGAAGACCGGCACGGCCGAGAACGGCCTGAGCCGCCGGGGCGGGTACGCGTACACCCACGCGTGGTACGAGGGGTACGGGCCGCTGTCCAGCCCGAACTTCGCGGTCGTGGCGTTCTTCCAGAACGGCGGCGAGGGCTCCGGCCCGGCCCTGAAAGCCGTGAAGAAGATGTTCGCCGCGCGCTGGTGCGTGACCCTGAACGAACAGGGCAGCGCCCTGCCCCTGAACACCCAGCAGCCCTGCACGGGCGAACTCGACCAGATGCATCAGGTGTACAAGATCCGGGCGCAGCGGGCCTCGGCGGCCGGGGCGGCCAGCGGCACCCAGCAGCCCTGA